A window of Amblyraja radiata isolate CabotCenter1 chromosome 25, sAmbRad1.1.pri, whole genome shotgun sequence contains these coding sequences:
- the ufd1 gene encoding ubiquitin recognition factor in ER-associated degradation protein 1, protein MFAFNMFDQAIPQAFRNRFSTQYRCYSVSMFAGSDRSDVEKGGKIIMPPSALDQLSRLNITYPMLFKLINRKTDRMTHCGVLEFVAEEGICYLPHWMMQNLLLEEGGLVQVESVNLMVATYSKFQPQAPDFLDITNPKAVLENALRNFACLTTGDVIAINYNEKIYELRVMETKPDKAVSIIECDMNVDFDAPLGYKEPERHYQPEDSSDLEADHTAFVPIDLGFRAFTGAGNRLDGKKKGVDPNPALINPEDIKRGIPNYEFKIGKITFIRNSRPHPKQIEEDSGANRFIAFSGEGQSLRKKGRKP, encoded by the exons ATG ttcGCCTTCAATATGTTTGACCAGGCAATTCCGCAAGCATTTCGGAACCGGTTCTCCACACAGTACCGCTGCTATTCTGTCTCAATGTTTGCAGGCAGTGATCGATCGGATGTAGAGAAGGGCGGGAAAA TAATAATGCCACCATCTGCTCTGGATCAACTGA gtcgtctgaacatcacctatccaatgcTCTTTAAACTGATCAACAGAAAAACTGACCGAATGACACATTGCGGTGTTTTGGAGTTTGTGGCCGAGGAAGGAATCTGTTATCTGCCTCACTGG ATGATGCAGAACCTGCTACTAGAGGAAGGGGGGCTTGTCCAGGTGGAGAGTGTGAACCTGATGGTTGCTACTTATTCCAAATTTCAGCCACAGGCTCCAGACTTCCTGGATATCACCAATCCCAAAGCTGT attagaaAATGCCTTGAGGAACTTTGCTTGTTTGACCACTGGTGATGTCATTGCCATTAACTACAATGAGAAG ATCTATGAACTCCGGGTTATGGAGACTAAACCGGACAAAGCTGTTTCCATCATTGAATGTGATATGAAT GTAGATTTTGATGCCCCATTGGGTTACAAAGAGCCTGAAAGACATTACCAGCCTGAAGACAGCTCG GATCTTGAAGCTGATCACACTGCCTTTGTGCCAATTGATTTGGGATTCCGG GCATTTACTGGCGCTGGCAACCGACTAGATGGAAAAAAGAAAGGAGTTGATCCCAATCCAGCACTAATCAACCCAGAAGATATTAAAAG AGGAATTCCAAACTATGAGTTCAAAATAGGGAAAATTACATTCATCAGGAATTCACGGCCTCACCCAAAACAAATAGAAGAG GATTCGGGAGCCAACAGGTTTATCGCATTCTCTGGAGAAGGCCAGTCTTTACGCAAGAAAGGAAGGAAGCCGTAG